A single region of the Brachypodium distachyon strain Bd21 chromosome 3, Brachypodium_distachyon_v3.0, whole genome shotgun sequence genome encodes:
- the LOC104583965 gene encoding skin secretory protein xP2 — MARGSGQDRSKAEGRHGLRRHITSEARKKDGRGAVQWELAGLDVKSSNCSTGDGIKIIVGKTPRQVGPLEQTQPHPGRHDPRIPLLRARRTRPSLPLPQPRALALVPLSPAGARPRLCPRHAPLPSRRLRLPLPETGRAPAPAPRTCPAPLPSCCLRLSPPETGHAPAPHPCPARLRLPPPADGDSPQSRPAFACPSPLLETV; from the exons ATGGCTAGAGGCTCGGGGCAGGACCGCTCCAAGGCAGAGGGCCGGCACGGGCTGAGGCGGCACATCACGTcggaggcgaggaagaaggatgGGCGTGGGGCTGTGCAGTGGGAGCTCGCCGGACTGGATGTGAAGAGCAGCAACTGCAGTACTGGAGATGGGATAAAGATCATTGTGGGGAAGACGCCACGCCAGGTCGGACCTCTCGAGCAAA CCCAGCCTCATCCTGGTCGCCATGatccaaggatcccgttgctTCGGGCACGTCGTACGCGGCCTAGCCTCCCCCTGCCCCAGCCCCGCGCCCTTGCCCTCGTGCCGCTTTCCCCCGCCGGAGCCCGGCCGCGCCTCTGCCCCCGCCACGCGCCGTTGccctcgcgccgcctccgcctgcccCTGCCAGAGACCGGTCGCGCCCCTGCCCCCGCCCCGCGCACCTGCCCTGCGCCCTTGCCCTCGTGCTGCCTCCGCCTGTCCCCGCCGGAGACCGGCCACGCGCCGGCGCCCCACCCTTGCCCggcgcgcctccgcctgccCCCGCCCGCCGACGGCGACTCGCCCCAGTCCCGGCCCGCCTTCGCCTGCCCCAGCCCGCTGCTGGAGACCGTCTGA
- the LOC112272051 gene encoding uncharacterized protein LOC112272051: protein MNYTVTTALEDIRAGHAKAAAGKFSRAAAEPGMCDSALSKGSAKKNPMRKENRDAGSLSYTAYGITMEALHATPLAAPSAAITKACAGLSNFTRHADYGFCVGALAADPAAGTAKDARALAIVAANLTATNVSSTLLVLNGLLDNLSHCRSTYKDMSKTLAAAASEMLLYASPKPQLDCDLLLFEASPKGDPIMKENDDAKNLSDLASVIAMLAGSKNQV from the coding sequence ATGAACTACACGGTGACGACGGCGCTAGAGGACATCCGCGCTGGACACGCTAAGGCGGCGGCTGGCAAATTCTCCCGTGCCGCTGCCGAGCCCGGCATGTGTGACTCGGCCTTGTCCAAGGGGAGCGCCAAGAAGAACCCGATGAGAAAGGAGAACCGCGACGCCGGGTCCCTGTCCTACACGGCGTACGGCATCACCATGGAGGCGTTGCACGCTACGCCCCTCGCCGCGCCATCGGCGGCCATCACGAAGGCATGCGCTGGGCTGTCAAACTTCACGAGGCACGCGGACTACGGCTTCTGCGTGGGCGCGCTCGCGGCGGACCCGGCGGCCGGCACCGCCAAGGATGCCCGTGCGCTGGCCATCGTCGCGGCGAACCTCACCGCGACCAACGTCTCGTCGACGCTGCTCGTGCTCAACGGCCTCCTCGACAACCTCTCTCATTGCCGGAGCACCTACAAGGACATGAGCAAGACGTtggcggccgcggcgtccGAAATGCTCCTATATGCTTCCCCCAAGCCCCAGTTGGATTGTGATCTGCTATTGTTCGAGGCGAGCCCCAAGGGGGACCCGATAATGAAGGAAAACGACGATGCCAAGAACCTGTCTGACTTGGCATCCGTCATCGCCATGCTAGCTGGGTCCAAAAATCAAGTTTGA